One genomic region from Phragmites australis chromosome 1, lpPhrAust1.1, whole genome shotgun sequence encodes:
- the LOC133928920 gene encoding uncharacterized protein LOC133928920: MGLGEQLPFPCVERTNKRAASHVKILLFFLPTAEMAAAAAASSSSTGIVGVLTTLPLDQAAAASGGGDRSADCGVCAICLDKIALQETALVKGCDHAYCVTCILRWASYKHTPLCPQCKHPFEFLSVHRSLDGCIHDYLFEESVCLLLRAAWFEPLIVEAHEEALEEEEFYHQYQYDDDVDDLDEEAYYMSRSPSIRIGNRRWGDSGYIRGGRREARPCQAPNESGAGPSRTPKKKETSASGSGSGSVSKDVAGRRAKRAQKREAADKAAAEKHLKHLQRLGLGKAPEVPAEIGPQVN, translated from the exons ATGGGCCTGGGCGAACAACTTCCCTTCCCTTGTGTGGAGCGAACGAATAAACGGGCGGCATCTCACGTGAAGATCCTCCTCTTTTTTCTCCCCACCGCCGAAatggccgccgctgccgccgcctcgtcctcctccaccgGCATCGTCGGCGTCCTCACCACCCTCCCCCTCGACCAG gcggcggcggcttcagGCGGTGGCGACCGTTCGGCGGATTGCGGGGTGTGCGCGATTTGCCTGGACAAGATCGCTCTCCAGGAGACAGCGCTTGTGAAGGGATGCGACCACGCCTACTG CGTAACTTGCATTTTGAGGTGGGCATCCTACAAGCATACCCCTCTATGCCCACAATGCAAGCATCCATTTGAATTCCTCAGTGTGCACCGCTCTCTTGATGGCTG TATTCATGACTACCTGTTTGAGGAGAGTGTTTGCCTCCTCCTGAGGGCCGCTTGGTTTGAACCTCTGATCGTAGAGGCTCATGAAGAGGCtctggaagaagaagaattttACCACCAGTACCAGTACGATGATGACGTAGATGACCTTGATGAGGAAGCTTACTACATGAGCAGGTCCCCGAGCATTCGAATTGGTAACAGGAGGTGGGGTGACAGTGGGTACATCAGGGGAGGCAGGAGAGAAGCAAGGCCATGTCAGGCCCCGAATGAATCGGGTGCTGGTCCATCCAGGACCCCCAAGAAGAAAGAGACATCGGCGTCGGGGTCGGGCTCTGGGTCAGTATCCAAGGATGTGGCAGGAAGGCGGGCAAAAAGGGCTCAGAAGCGAGAAGCAGCAGACAAGGCAGCTGCTGAAAAGCACCTGAAGCATCTGCAGAGGTTGGGACTCGGTAAAGCACCTGAAGTGCCTGCAGAGATTGGGCCTCAGGTGAACTAG
- the LOC133928927 gene encoding protein LATERAL ROOT PRIMORDIUM 1-like, whose translation MRQAAALNYGMADVGMVVVAPAASFHHTHHHHHHHEAAAAAAAAAADPIFPWLSAGPCVLDPDTAKSGSGAPASSAIQFWQSQPPTQSPSSAVGANPNPSASPFAYLKKPLPMLDTGGGPSGSGVTTCQDCGNQAKKDCGHNRCRTCCKSRGFDCSTHVKSTWVPAARRRERQQLAGSGSATSSPATAAAAAVASATTSKKPRLLSSQTTNSHTSTSNATTPRSFDTTSSHQDASFKDSLPRQVRAPAVFKCVRVTSIDDGEDEYAYQAMVTINGHVFKGFLYDQGVDDGRHASTSNDDSTAGVPNMSELHLGGASASGPGGTAVREGGSSMVPTELYGGGGQHFLGGPSYGNTMN comes from the exons ATGCGCCAGGCGGCCGCGCTGAACTACGGGATGGCCGACGTCGGGATGGTCGTCGTCGCGCCCGCGGCCTCCTTCCACCACAcgcatcaccaccaccaccaccacgaggccgcggcggcagcggcggcggcggccgccgacCCCATCTTCCCGTGGCTCTCCGCTGGCCCCTGCGTCCTTGATCCGGACACAGCCAAGTCGGGTTCGGGGGCGCCGGCCAGCAGCGCCATCCAATTCTGGCAGTCGCAGCCGCCGACACAGTCGCCGTCGTCTGCAGTGGGtgctaaccctaaccctagcgccAGCCCCTTCGCCTACCTCAAGAAGCCCCTCCCGATGCTGGACACCGGCGGCGGGCCGTCCGGCTCCGGCGTGACTACGTGCCAGGACTGCGGCAACCAAGCGAAGAAGGACTGCGGCCACAACCGGTGCCGCACATGCTGCAAGAGCCGCGGCTTCGACTGCTCCACACACGTCAAGAGCACCTGGGTCCCCGCCGCCCGTCGACGCGAGCGCCAGCAGCTCgccggctccggctccgccACATCCTCCCCCGCCACTGCCGCCGCAGCGGCCGTCGCGTCCGCCACCACCTCGAAGAAGCCCCGCCTCCTCTCGTCGCAGACCACCAACTCACACACATCCACCTCCAACGCCACCACTCCCCGAAGCTTCGACACCACCTCAAGCCACCAGG ACGCGTCGTTCAAGGATAGCCTCCCGAGGCAAGTGCGCGCGCCGGCGGTGTTCAAGTGCGTGCGCGTGACCTCCATCGACGACGGTGAGGACGAGTACGCGTACCAGGCCATGGTGACCATTAACGGCCACGTGTTCAAGGGCTTCCTCTACGACCAGGGCGTCGACGACGGCCGTCACGCGTCCACGAGCAATGACGACTCAACCGCGGGGGTGCCAAACATGTCCGAGCTCCACCTTGGAGGAGCGTCAGCTTCTGGCCCCGGTGGTACCGCCGTGAGGGAAGGCGGCTCGTCGATGGTGCCCACGGAGCTATACGGCGGCGGAGGCCAGCACTTTCTCGGCGGGCCAAGTTATGGTAACACCATGAACTGA